The Clostridia bacterium genome window below encodes:
- a CDS encoding flavin reductase family protein — protein MLDQVVYENFDWIYKQMTKGGLFLTTKGKKLNTMVIGWGGINVYFRIPIFIVPVRESRYTHQIMENSREFTVSIPQMGTLKKELSFCGTKSGRDFDKFKECGLTPIEAKQVSVPVIKECKMHFECEIIYKQHMIGKNLDNEIDNAVYSDSDYHSFYFGKILTCYKTK, from the coding sequence ATGTTGGATCAAGTGGTGTATGAGAACTTTGATTGGATATACAAACAGATGACAAAGGGCGGACTTTTTTTGACTACTAAAGGTAAGAAATTGAACACGATGGTTATAGGATGGGGAGGAATAAATGTTTATTTTCGTATACCTATATTTATAGTTCCTGTCAGAGAGTCCAGATATACACACCAGATAATGGAGAATTCAAGAGAGTTTACTGTGAGTATACCCCAAATGGGAACACTAAAAAAAGAACTTTCTTTTTGCGGTACAAAGTCTGGAAGGGATTTTGATAAATTTAAAGAATGCGGTCTAACTCCTATAGAGGCAAAACAAGTTAGCGTTCCGGTGATTAAAGAATGTAAAATGCATTTCGAGTGTGAAATAATATATAAGCAGCATATGATAGGAAAAAATCTAGATAATGAAATCGATAATGCGGTTTATTCTGATTCTGATTATCATAGTTTTTACTTCGGCAAGATACTTACATGCTACAAAACAAAATAA
- a CDS encoding glycerate kinase, with translation MKIIIAPDSYKGSLSAVEVSQAIENGIRKVERSADIHKIPMADGGEGTVEAMITATGGKVIEKTVKGPLGEPVSSYFGILQDGTTAVIEMSAASGLPLVPKNNRNPMFTTTYGTGELIKFAVELGCKKLIIGIGGSATNDGGMGMAQALGVKFFDKDGLELGFGGGELLKLDAIDYSNLNVDLNSVNIEVACDVDNPLCGPHGASHVYGPQKGATQEMIQKLDQGLYNYASLIKKHLDKDILDVPGSGAAGGLGGGLVAFLGAKLKSGVDIVIETTGLKEKVKDSDLVFTGEGSTDYQTLFGKAPSGVAKIAKEYGVPVVCLSGGIGENAQKLYDVGVTSLFSIVNRPMSLKESMDNSSKLIEKSVESIYRLFYFSKINC, from the coding sequence ATGAAGATTATAATAGCTCCTGATTCATACAAGGGAAGCCTAAGTGCTGTTGAAGTATCACAAGCTATAGAGAACGGCATAAGGAAAGTGGAAAGAAGTGCAGATATACATAAGATACCTATGGCAGATGGTGGAGAAGGTACTGTTGAGGCCATGATTACAGCAACAGGAGGGAAAGTGATAGAAAAGACGGTAAAAGGTCCCCTAGGTGAGCCTGTATCCTCTTATTTTGGAATTTTACAGGATGGCACTACTGCGGTGATTGAAATGTCTGCCGCGTCCGGTCTTCCTCTTGTGCCTAAAAACAACAGGAATCCGATGTTTACCACTACATACGGTACTGGTGAATTAATTAAATTTGCCGTAGAATTAGGTTGTAAGAAATTGATAATTGGCATTGGAGGTAGTGCCACCAATGATGGCGGAATGGGTATGGCTCAAGCCTTGGGAGTAAAATTTTTTGATAAAGACGGGTTGGAGCTTGGGTTTGGTGGTGGTGAACTTTTGAAGTTAGATGCCATTGATTATTCAAATTTGAATGTAGATTTAAATAGCGTAAATATAGAAGTTGCATGTGATGTAGATAATCCACTCTGCGGACCACATGGTGCATCCCATGTCTATGGACCCCAAAAGGGTGCTACTCAAGAAATGATTCAAAAGCTGGATCAAGGTCTTTATAATTATGCTAGTTTAATAAAAAAACATTTAGACAAAGATATATTGGATGTTCCTGGCTCTGGTGCTGCTGGTGGTTTAGGAGGAGGATTAGTTGCTTTTTTAGGTGCGAAATTAAAATCCGGAGTGGATATTGTTATAGAAACTACTGGCTTAAAAGAAAAGGTCAAAGACTCTGATTTAGTATTTACGGGTGAAGGCAGTACGGATTATCAAACTCTGTTTGGCAAAGCGCCGTCTGGTGTAGCAAAAATTGCTAAGGAGTATGGTGTTCCTGTAGTTTGTCTTTCCGGAGGAATAGGCGAAAATGCACAAAAACTGTATGATGTGGGTGTCACTTCTCTATTTAGCATTGTAAACAGGCCTATGAGTCTTAAGGAGTCGATGGATAATAGTAGTAAATTAATAGAAAAATCGGTAGAGTCTATATATAGATTATTCTATTTTTCAAAAATAAATTGTTAG
- the spoIIAA gene encoding anti-sigma F factor antagonist: MDVKYDKKTNSLIVTIQGDFDHHSSKRIRELIERNMRKFHAKNLVLDFKGLSFMDSSGIGVIIGRYRDISINGGKIVIVNVNNQFKRIFNISGIQKIIDIYDDTEKALKHM, from the coding sequence GTGGATGTAAAATATGATAAAAAAACCAATAGCTTAATTGTCACAATTCAAGGTGATTTTGATCATCATTCGTCCAAAAGAATAAGGGAATTGATAGAAAGGAATATGAGAAAATTTCATGCAAAGAATCTTGTGCTGGATTTTAAAGGCTTAAGTTTTATGGATAGTTCAGGTATAGGAGTGATAATTGGCAGATATAGAGATATAAGTATAAATGGTGGAAAAATAGTTATAGTAAATGTTAATAACCAGTTCAAAAGGATATTCAACATATCTGGGATACAGAAAATTATAGATATTTATGATGATACAGAAAAAGCATTGAAGCACATGTAA
- the spoIIAB gene encoding anti-sigma F factor → MKILNEMKMEFLNKSENEAFARVVIASFASQLDPTLEEITDIKTAVSEAVTNAIIHGYENEVGYVRVECRLYDDNRVEVEVVDKGHGIDDVEKAMQPLYTSKPELERSGMGFTVMETFMDEIYVRSILGKGTNITMVKYIKDSKKNDSSE, encoded by the coding sequence ATGAAAATTTTAAATGAGATGAAAATGGAATTCCTTAATAAATCTGAAAATGAAGCATTTGCTCGAGTAGTGATTGCATCTTTTGCCTCACAGCTTGACCCTACTTTAGAAGAAATAACAGATATAAAAACTGCAGTTTCAGAGGCGGTTACAAATGCAATTATTCATGGTTACGAAAATGAAGTTGGTTATGTCAGAGTAGAATGTAGGCTTTATGATGACAATAGAGTAGAAGTGGAAGTTGTAGACAAAGGACATGGGATAGATGATGTTGAAAAAGCCATGCAGCCTCTTTATACTTCAAAACCTGAATTGGAAAGATCAGGGATGGGGTTTACAGTAATGGAGACTTTTATGGATGAGATCTATGTACGTTCAATACTAGGCAAAGGTACGAATATTACCATGGTGAAATATATCAAAGATAGTAAAAAAAACGATTCCTCTGAATAG
- the sigF gene encoding RNA polymerase sporulation sigma factor SigF, whose protein sequence is MQGNFVSKPSNFELLDHDKTIELIQHAQKGSEEAKDMLVRHNIALVKSIVKRFINRGFDYEDLVQVGCIGLIKAINNFDISIGVKFSTYAVPMVMGEIKRYLRDNNMIKVSRSLKEKAKIILIAEDRLKNEYNREPTISEIAEFTGLEKEEIVCAIEANSTPRSIYETVFNDDGSPILLIDQIGDDKQANDETIDRIALKDIIVSLNPRERQVIFMRYFKDKTQTQIAEVLGISQVQVSRIEKKVLEKMRHMLS, encoded by the coding sequence ATGCAAGGAAACTTTGTATCTAAACCTAGTAATTTTGAGCTATTAGACCATGATAAGACTATTGAATTAATACAGCATGCCCAAAAAGGTTCTGAAGAGGCTAAAGATATGCTTGTTAGACATAATATTGCATTAGTAAAATCTATTGTGAAAAGGTTTATTAATAGGGGTTTTGATTATGAAGATTTGGTACAAGTAGGTTGTATTGGTCTTATCAAAGCTATTAATAACTTTGATATAAGTATAGGTGTGAAATTTTCTACATATGCGGTACCCATGGTAATGGGAGAGATAAAGAGATATTTAAGAGATAACAACATGATAAAGGTAAGCAGATCGCTAAAGGAAAAGGCCAAAATAATTTTAATAGCTGAAGATAGGTTGAAAAATGAATATAATAGAGAGCCCACCATCAGTGAGATAGCAGAGTTTACTGGGTTGGAAAAAGAGGAAATTGTATGTGCCATTGAAGCCAATTCTACTCCCAGATCCATATATGAGACAGTTTTTAATGATGATGGTTCACCTATACTTTTGATAGATCAGATTGGCGATGACAAGCAAGCAAATGACGAAACAATTGATAGAATTGCTTTAAAAGATATAATTGTTTCGTTAAATCCAAGGGAAAGACAAGTGATATTTATGAGATATTTTAAGGATAAAACTCAGACGCAAATCGCTGAGGTGCTTGGTATATCTCAAGTACAAGTGTCTAGGATAGAAAAAAAAGTGCTAGAAAAAATGAGGCATATGTTGAGTTAA
- a CDS encoding stage V sporulation protein AA, giving the protein MYLKPNKIVYCEDGVQLRLKDLAQVLADRQVQEDIERLTVITSNFAQQSYMVLSSLELIKVVNTYDNNLKVNIIGNTETMLKKAQSNRQDNVLAYLKLAVVIILIFLGAGYSIMYFHADVNMFDMHKKLCKMVTGNANNILMIQIPYSLGLGLGLSLFFNHLTGKKLTSDPSPLEVEMYLYSDNIDKYMKDNS; this is encoded by the coding sequence GTGTACTTAAAGCCTAATAAAATTGTATATTGTGAAGATGGAGTCCAGCTAAGACTCAAGGATTTAGCACAAGTTCTTGCAGATAGACAAGTGCAGGAAGATATAGAAAGACTTACTGTAATAACTTCCAACTTTGCACAGCAAAGCTATATGGTTTTGTCATCACTTGAATTGATAAAAGTGGTAAATACTTATGATAATAATCTAAAAGTGAATATAATAGGGAATACAGAAACAATGTTAAAAAAGGCACAATCTAATAGACAGGACAATGTACTAGCGTATTTAAAATTAGCTGTGGTAATTATTCTGATTTTTTTGGGTGCTGGATATTCCATCATGTATTTTCATGCAGATGTTAATATGTTTGATATGCATAAAAAACTATGTAAAATGGTAACAGGCAATGCAAACAATATCTTAATGATACAGATACCATATTCGTTAGGTCTAGGATTGGGATTGTCTCTTTTTTTTAACCACTTGACAGGGAAAAAACTAACCAGTGACCCTAGTCCTTTAGAGGTGGAAATGTATTTGTATTCGGATAATATAGACAAGTATATGAAAGATAACTCATAG
- a CDS encoding stage V sporulation protein AB — protein sequence MPKIFLIISGLAAGITIGTGIAALLALLDIIPRLAQLTRSYKYIWLYESAFIFGATFFSIMDLLNVKLYLNSVILIVLGSFMGVYIGLITAALAELINVIPVMVRRSNLTQYAFFILLAIIIGKVTGSLIYWLFPNIR from the coding sequence ATGCCAAAAATATTTTTGATTATTTCGGGTCTTGCTGCAGGAATTACAATAGGTACAGGAATAGCGGCCCTTTTAGCGTTGTTAGATATTATTCCCAGGTTAGCCCAACTGACCCGTAGCTATAAATATATCTGGTTATATGAATCAGCTTTTATATTTGGTGCAACATTTTTTTCAATTATGGATCTATTAAATGTGAAACTATATCTTAACAGTGTGATTTTGATTGTTTTGGGAAGTTTTATGGGAGTATATATAGGGCTTATAACTGCTGCATTAGCAGAACTTATAAATGTAATACCTGTGATGGTTCGAAGGTCAAACCTTACGCAATACGCTTTTTTCATCCTATTGGCAATAATAATCGGTAAGGTTACAGGTTCTTTAATATATTGGCTATTTCCTAACATAAGGTAG
- a CDS encoding dodecin family protein, which yields MSTVKVINLIGESDDSWEGAVKNAVSEAAKTLDNLIGVEVVNNTAKIEEGRIVKYKSNVHIAFRVKN from the coding sequence ATGTCAACGGTAAAAGTTATAAATTTAATAGGGGAATCTGATGATAGCTGGGAAGGCGCGGTTAAAAATGCAGTGAGTGAAGCAGCAAAGACTCTTGATAATTTAATAGGGGTGGAAGTTGTAAATAATACAGCCAAGATAGAAGAAGGTAGAATTGTAAAATATAAATCTAATGTTCACATAGCTTTTAGAGTGAAAAATTAG
- the spoVAC gene encoding stage V sporulation protein AC, with protein MEPKQKKIEKEYQNFINDKLPKPNLLKNCFNAFWTGGLICVVGQFFRSIGIDRLGMNIDDSSGFTSMVMIFIGAFLTGLGVYDQIGKFAGAGSIVPITGFANSIVSPAMEFKREGYVFGVAAKMFTIAGPVLVYGITASVLYGIILILVR; from the coding sequence ATGGAACCTAAACAGAAGAAGATTGAAAAAGAGTATCAAAATTTTATAAATGACAAATTGCCTAAACCAAATTTATTAAAAAACTGTTTTAATGCTTTTTGGACCGGAGGCCTAATCTGTGTTGTTGGGCAGTTTTTTAGGAGTATAGGTATAGATAGGCTTGGTATGAATATAGACGACTCTTCAGGGTTTACTTCGATGGTGATGATATTCATTGGAGCGTTTTTAACCGGATTAGGGGTATATGATCAGATTGGAAAATTTGCCGGTGCTGGTTCAATCGTTCCTATTACAGGTTTTGCGAATTCAATAGTTTCCCCTGCGATGGAATTTAAAAGAGAAGGATATGTATTTGGTGTTGCTGCTAAAATGTTTACAATAGCAGGTCCTGTGTTGGTATATGGAATAACTGCCTCTGTACTTTATGGAATAATACTAATATTAGTTAGGTGA
- the spoVAD gene encoding stage V sporulation protein AD has translation MANKKIGTQTIRFDNPPSIISGASIVGKKEGEGPLGDFFDKVLEDDTYGEESWEKAERKMFIETTQMSIAKSGVGDNNIDFLLGGDLLNQIISASFAARELRIPFLGLYGACSTMSESLLLSSIIIDGGFADYIVCGASSHFSTAERQYRFPLEFGNQRKLTAQWTVTGCGMVTLSSSGVGPFITHATPGKVIDLGIKDADNMGAAMAPAAVDTIITHFNDTGWDETSYDLVVTGDLGTIGKNITNEMLKNQGYDISNIYIDCGDEIFDHQNQDTHAGGSGCGCAAVVLSSYLIRGFVQGLYRKILFISTGALLSPTSSLQGESIPSIAHAITIESGD, from the coding sequence ATGGCAAATAAAAAGATAGGTACACAAACAATAAGATTCGATAACCCCCCCTCTATTATAAGTGGAGCTTCTATAGTTGGTAAAAAAGAGGGAGAAGGTCCTTTAGGGGATTTTTTTGATAAGGTATTGGAAGATGACACATATGGTGAGGAGAGCTGGGAAAAGGCCGAGCGTAAGATGTTTATTGAAACAACCCAGATGTCAATAGCAAAGTCAGGAGTAGGTGATAATAATATAGATTTTTTGCTGGGAGGGGATCTGCTCAATCAGATAATTTCTGCAAGTTTTGCAGCTAGAGAATTAAGAATACCTTTTTTGGGTTTATATGGCGCTTGTTCCACCATGTCTGAGTCGTTATTGTTAAGTTCTATAATTATAGATGGTGGTTTTGCTGATTATATTGTATGTGGTGCATCTAGCCACTTTTCAACTGCTGAAAGGCAGTATAGATTTCCTCTTGAGTTTGGAAATCAGAGAAAATTGACGGCGCAGTGGACGGTTACAGGATGCGGAATGGTTACTTTATCTTCATCGGGAGTAGGACCTTTTATAACACATGCTACACCTGGTAAAGTCATAGACTTAGGTATAAAAGATGCGGATAATATGGGTGCGGCTATGGCTCCAGCAGCAGTTGATACAATTATAACTCATTTTAACGATACCGGTTGGGATGAAACTAGTTATGACCTAGTTGTTACTGGGGATTTAGGAACTATCGGTAAAAATATAACGAACGAAATGCTGAAAAATCAAGGGTATGATATAAGCAATATATATATAGATTGTGGAGATGAGATATTTGATCATCAAAATCAGGATACACATGCAGGAGGAAGTGGTTGTGGTTGTGCAGCGGTTGTATTGTCCAGCTATTTGATCAGAGGATTTGTCCAAGGGTTATATAGAAAGATCCTTTTTATTTCAACAGGAGCTTTACTGAGTCCAACAAGTTCATTACAAGGTGAATCTATACCGAGTATAGCGCATGCCATAACTATTGAGAGCGGTGATTAA
- the spoVAE gene encoding stage V sporulation protein AE, translating into MDYIKAFIVGGTICVVGQILMDTTQLTPARILVIFVTSGVILTALGLYKPIVDWGGAGATVPLPGFGYALANGVKKMVAEKGVLGVLTGGVTATAGGITAAIVFGYLMSVLFNPRTKK; encoded by the coding sequence ATGGACTATATAAAGGCATTTATTGTGGGTGGGACTATATGCGTCGTTGGCCAGATACTTATGGACACAACTCAGCTGACTCCAGCTCGTATATTAGTGATCTTTGTTACATCAGGGGTGATTTTGACAGCTCTGGGATTGTATAAACCTATAGTAGATTGGGGAGGGGCAGGTGCAACAGTACCATTGCCTGGTTTTGGATATGCATTGGCTAATGGTGTAAAAAAGATGGTGGCAGAAAAAGGGGTGTTAGGTGTTCTTACAGGTGGAGTTACTGCTACTGCAGGAGGTATAACTGCAGCAATTGTATTTGGATATTTAATGTCTGTATTATTTAACCCAAGGACGAAAAAATGA